The segment CTGATTGGCGGCGGCCAGGAGGCACTGGCACTGGCGGAACGCTTCGCTGGTCTCGGTAGCGATCTTTGCGTGTTCGGTGACGCACGAATGCCGGCGCTGGAAGCGCTGTGCGGGCGAGAAGGTTGGGAAGTGGCCGATACATTATTGCCAGTGCCTGCGCCGAGCCAGCTATGGCTGGTGGCTACGGGGAGTGTCGGGCGTGATCGAGGCATCTTGCGTCACGCACGTGAGCAGCAGGTGATGGTCTTTGCGCCACGCCATCCCAGCGATTCCAGTGTACGTTTGCCACCTCGTCTGGTGGCGGGAGAAGCAGTGTTGCCTGTGAAGGAAAGCGATAATTTCACCGGTACGCGTGGCCAGGTAGCGCTGGTGAGTGCTGGGCCGGGTGATCCGGAGCTGTTGACGCTCAAGGCATTACGTCACCTTCAGCAGGCGGATGTCATTATCCACGACCGTCTGGTGAGCCACGAGATTCTGGCGTTAGCTAACCCCCAGGCACGTCGGCTTTATGTGGGCAAGGCGCGCAGTGATCACAGCGTGCCTCAGGAAGGCATCAATCAGGCGTTGGTAGATTACGCGCGTGCTGGTCACCGAGTCGTGCGCCTCAAGGGTGGCGATGCCTTTATCTTTGGCCGAGGAGGGGAAGAGCTGGAAACACTGGCCAGCGCGGGAATAAGTTTCGAGGTGGTGCCGGGGATTACCGCGGCTTCGGGCTGTGCGGCCTATGCCGGTATTCCACTGACGCACCGCGATCATGCGCAGTCAGTGCGCTTCGTCACGGGTCATTTGAAAGATGGCAGCTGTGATCTTGACTGGGAGTCGCTGGCACGTCCGGCGCAGACGCTCGTGTTCTACATGGGTCTGGGCAGTCTAACGCTGATCTGCGAGCAGTTGATGGCCAATGGCTTGGCTGCCACTACGCCGATTGCGTTAGTGGAGCAGGGCACCACTGCACGCCAGCGGGTACATGTGGCGACGCTGGCTGAGATGCCTGCACAGGTGGCTGGTAAAGGGCTTAAACCACCGACACTGATCATCGTTGGCGATGTGGTCAGCTTGCACGACTCGCTCAAATGGTTCTCTCCGACGGTTACCAGCAGTTTGGGTTGGGAAGACGGCAAGCACCCGACGCCACTTGCGCAGATGCAGACTGCCTAAGGCTGACAACCCGTTTCAGAGCTAATGTCTCAACGCCGTCACGGCTATTCAGCGTGGCGGCGCTTTGCGTTTTAGTGGTGCGACTTATCTCGGTCGTTATCTTCATTGTTGTTCATTCAATACTATTCACTTCGTCAAGCTGTCGTGCTTGGTTGTGTTTTCTTGGTCCAAGGTCGAGATGACGTGAGGTGGGATTGCGCCTATTGTTTCAAGCAATCGTTTGAATGTGCTGCGAGAAAGCATCGCCGCTGCCCCACTGTTTGCGAGGAGAGTTACATGGCCAAGTATCAGGCACCGCTCAAGGATTCACGCTTTATTCTCAACGAGGTGTTTGGCGCCGAGCAGGAGTGGGCTGGCATGGCCGCCACAGAGGAGGTGAATGCTGAACTGGCTGAAGCGATTCTCGAGGAAGGGGCGCGGGTCACGCAGGCCGAACTACTGCCACTTAATCTGAGTGGTGATGCTGAGGGTGCGCGTTTTGAGGCTGGCAAGGTCATCACGCCCAAAGGCTTCAAGGAAGCCTATCGTGTATTGGCCGAGGGTGGCTGGATGGGGTTGGGGGGTAACCCTGAATATGGTGGTCAGGGTATGCCCAAGATGCTGACCGTGGCCTTTGAGGAGATGCTTTACGCGACCAACACTAGCTTCGCGCTTTATCCTGCGCTGAATGCCGGTGCCTGTCTCGCGATGGACAGTCATGCGCCCGAATCCGTCAAACGCGTGTTTTTACCGCGTATGTACGCCGGTGACTGGCTCGGTACCATGTGCCTGACCGAGCCGCATTGTGGCACCGATCTTGGCTTGATTCGCACGCGTGCCGAGCCACTTGAGGGTGATGATGTTCTGCTGGGCTTACCGCGCTACCTGATTACCGGAAGCAAGATCTGGATTACCGGTGGTGAGCACGACATGGTCGATAATATCGTGCATCTGGTGCTGGCCAAGTTGCCGGATGCCCCCGCGGGTACGCGTGGTATCTCACTGTTTCTGGTTTCCAAGCATCTATTGGATGCCGCGGGAGAGCCAGCGGAAGCCAATGCGGTGACCTGTGGTTCCATCGAACACAAGATGGGTATCAAGGCCAGTGCGACCTGCGTGATGAACTTCGATGGCGCTGAGGGCGTATTGATCGGCGAGCCGCACCAGGGGTTGGCCGCGATGTTTACCATGATGAACTATGAGCGACTGTCTATTGGCTTGCAGGGGCTCGGGTTGGGCGAAGTGGCCTACCAGAGCGCAATGGACTTTGCCGCTGAGCGCCTGCAAAGCCGCGCGCCGAGTGGCGCTGTGGCTCCCGGTAAGCCGGCAGACCCGATTCTGGTGCATCCCGATGTCAGGCGCATGGCATTGGAAGTTCGCGTCTGGAACGAGACGGGGCGTGCCTTTGCGGTGCTCGTGGGCCAACAATTGGATCGCGTAAAATATCATGGCGATAGTGAGGTGAAGGCGGCGGCTGATGATCTTGTGCAGTTCTTGACCCCGGTGGCCAAGGCATTGCTGACGGATCGCGGCTTTGATGCGACCGTCATGGCTCAGCAGCTTTACGGCGGCAATGGCTATTGTGTCGAATGGGGGGCTGAGCAGTATGTACGCGATGCGCGTATCGCCATGATCTATGAGGGCACCAATGGAATCCAGGCGATGGATTTGGTGGGGCGTAAACTCTATCGTAATCGTGGTGCCTACGTGACCAGCTTTGCTGAAGTGGTGCGTGCCGAGTTGAGTGCACAGGATGATGATGTCGATACTCAGTGCTTTGCCGAGGCATGTCAGCAGGAGCTTGAGCGTCTGGAGCGTGTGTCAGACCAACTGATTGACCGCGCACAGGAAAATCCCGATGAACTGGGTGCTGCTGCCGGTGATTTTTTGTATCTGACCGGGCTCTGTATTTATAGCTATCTATGGCTGCGTATGGCGCGTGCCGCAGCGCGTGGGCTCAAGGAGGAGGGCGCCTGCGGTGATGGCTTCTACCGACGCAAGCTGGCGCTAGGGGACTACTTCATGAGTCGTATCCTGCCGCGTGCAGTAGCGTTGGAAGCACAGATTGCGGCGGGTGCTCCTTCCTTGATGGCCTTCAGTCTCGAGGATTTCACCCCAGAGCAATAAGGTAGGGCAGCCTGAGGGAGCCGTCATTCCGTCATGAAAATGCTCGTCGATATTTACACGTCGACGAGCATTTTCATGACAGGTGCTTTCTGTCTAGTGGGGCTCTGGCTAGTGGGGCTCTGGCTAGTGGGACTCTGGCTAGTGGGACGTAGGCGTATCTTGCTCCAACAACCAGTAGCGCAGAGTAGGGAATAGCTCAACGAGTACGAATAACGGGCCAATCAGTAGCTGGCGGATATCATCAAGGAACGCAGGCTTGCGACCCTCGATACGATGTCCAATGACTTGTCCCGCCCACGCCAATACGAAAAGCGCCAGCATCAAGGGCACGACTGGCCATTCGAGACCGAGCATGGCAAACATCACTGCCAGGCTTGCCAGTGTCCAGATCAGCATGACCCCCAATGCCCGTAGCGAGTAGCGCGCATAGAACACCAGTGCTGCCAGTGTCAGCACGCTGCCGGGTATCATCCAGACACCTAGTCCGGGTTCGCTGGACATCCCCTGTCCGCCGAGTAACCGCCACAGCAAAATGAGAGTCGCGGTAAAGATCAGCGGTACACATATCAGGTGGATGCGTACATTGTCGGGATGCTGGTGGCTGGCTGCGTAGTGGTCAAGTGCTTCAGGCAGGCGACGCCGAACGGCAGAAGACATCTGTGGATGTGAAAATGTGCTCATAAACGACCTCTGGGCCAATACCGAGAATGCCCCGCTCGCGGATGTGGCGCAGCAGGAGTTTTGGCGAGATGGCGTCAGGCGTGCTCAAGCAGTGGCATGTTTGGATAACATGCTCATATGGCGTAATCAGCTGGCAGTATTATCGACGTTCACGTCAATAGCATAGCTCAGCCCTCGAGTAAGGGTAGCGCGGGCTGAGCTATGGGGACCCCTCAGGCGGGTCTAGAGATGAAACATGCCGCAGGCTTCCGGCTGATGCACAATGGCGTCGATGCGAATGATATCGCTCTCGCCATCGTTCTCCGGCAAGCTGATGCTCTCTCCTATCGCCAGTCCCAGCAGAGCAATACCTAGCGGAGACATGATGCACAGTGGCAGGGCGGCCTCCTGTTTACGGGGCGCCGTTATGCTGCGGCTGATCTCCATCCGTTCTTCATGAAGAGGATCAGGATAATGCAGAATCCACTCGCTCTCGCCAGAGCGTGAACCGGAGAGTCGCAATTGGCTGCGCATGCTGACGCGGTTGGCGGGGAAGTCGTTGGGGGCAACGATTTCGGCCTGAATCAACCGGCTTTCCAGCCGGGTAGCGAGTTCGTCATCCTGTTGATGACTATCGATCAGACGCTGCAGGCGGTCAGCATCCAAGCGGTTGATGATCAGGCATTGCCGTGTCATCCGAGTTTTCCTTGTAAGCGAGTTGCAGAGGGTTATCCACTGCAAGACGGCGCCAATCCTGGCTTTCTTTCGAGTCATGGCAGAGTGTGCTGCCGGCATGGTGCATCTGCCAGCACGTTATCCGCTAATTTATCCTAGCGGCTTTTGTCTGTGGGCGGGAGTCGTCTGAAGCCGACAGCTGGCGGGTTGCTGTCATCTTTTCTCAACAGAGATCAATTCATGTCACTCCTGTGGATCTACCCTCTCGCGGCACTTGCAGAGATTGCCGGTTGCTTCAGTTTTTGGGCCTGGTGGAAGCTGGCGCGCAGTCCGCTGTGGCTCATTCCCGGCTTGATGAGCCTTGCTCTGTTTGCTTGGCTATTATCACTGGTAGACGTGAGTCAGGCTGGACGCGCCTTTGCCATTTATGGCGGCGCCTATATTGCGGTCTCCGTTATCTGGCTGTGGTTGGTGGAACATCAACTACCAAGCCGCTGGGATATTCTTGGGTCTGCCATCTGTCTGCTGGGGAGTGTCATTATCGTCCTCGGTGCTCGAGGGCAGTGACACACGCTCCAGGATGATGGGCTTCTTGCGCGATAAGTATGAGAAAATTAATTATCGGTTATACTCGCTGGCAATGAATAACAATGATGCTTTTTAGATCAAATCACCGAGGCGCCAAGATGACGAGTGAATTACTGTGGGGAGTGGGCGGCCTCGTGGCCGGGATTACCATGGGGTTTCTTCTAGGGCGTTTTCGTCCGCGGCGCGATGAGTGGAATCAGGCAGTGGGCCCACTGATCTCTGCGTTGGCACAGGCAGAGCCGCGCGTGGCGCGTGGCGAGATGCTGGAGCTGGAATCAACACAGTTGGAGGCTTTCCGTCAGATAGCATCACGTGGTGACTTCTATAAGTTCAACAGCGGTATCGAGTACGTGAATCATCAGTTGGCTACCGCTCAGGCAGTACATCGCGATCGACAGCAGCAGCAAGCGCTCCTGGATAGTGCCTGTTTGAGTCTGGCCACGTTACAAAACAGGGTGCGTCGTCGCTGAGACCAAGGCGTGTCGAAGATGTTGTGCCACAACTGGAGAGCCCAGGGCTGGTAAATCGAGAACCGCTTAATCTGGAAATGATGAGGTCAAGGCGTATATAGAGGTAAGGCTTGGTAAGGACGAACAAAGCAGAAATGACTGGCAAGCAATGAGATTCGAAAGCAAGCAGTGGTAAAGCAGAGGTATTCTGAAGAGATAGTGCTGGGCCGTACGTCACTGCAATAGAGGATATTGCAGAGGATAAACCAGGTTGCGCGATGCATTACCTGAGAATCATCAGCGTTTTACTGCTGATGGTGCGGAAGGGGGGACTCGAACCCCCACACCTTACGGCACCAGAACCTAAATCTGGCGTGTCTACCAATTCCACCACTCCCGCTAGAAGCTGGTCAGTATTCTACCTACGATACCTTGCAAGTCAATCGCTTGACTGCATTGTTGGCCAATATTTTTTCCAATATCTCATGACAGTTCAGTCTTCTACCACTCACTCTTCTGCCACTCAGTCTTCAAGGACGTGCTCGCTTCGTGATTCCAGGCCACAGGGCAGCTGCAGATAGCTGGCAGCACGCTCGGCTGCATGTCGACTGTCGCTCATGTCGTCTCGCAACCAGGGCACTACTCCTAGACACGGGACTCTTAGCGTGCGTGATAGCGTTGCCATGTTGTCTTCACTGACTTCGATATCGGCTTCGAGATGATTGATGACATAGCCCGCTATTTCGAGGCCATCGCGCTCGATAGCTTCCAGCGTCAGGCGAGCATGATTGATACAGCCGAGTCTCAATCCCACCACTAGAATTACCGGCAACCCGAGTTGGATGGCCAGGTCAGAGAAGTCTTCCACATCGTTTAGGGGCACTCGCCATCCACCAGCGCCTTCCACCAACGTAAAGTCGCGCGATGCCGTGATCATCTGATGGCGGATATGCGTCTCTATGGCAGCCGCCTCAAGTACCACGCCGGCCTGACGCGCTGCGATATGTGGTGCTATGGCGGGAGCGAAGCGCCAAGGGTTGATGGCTTCATAATCCACTGGTGGTGTGCACTGTGCCTGTAATGACAGGGCATCGGCATTGACCAGCCCATCGTGATTCTCGAAGCAGTCCGACGCCACGGGCTTCAAGCCTTGAGTCGTAAGGCCACGCATACGTGCACGTGCCAATAACGCGCTGGCGATGAAGGTCTTGCCGATTTCGGTATCGGTACCGGTGACGAAAGCGGCGATACCATGACTGGTGGAGGAGGGAGAGGAGATACCCTGAAGGGACATTTTGTTGCCTTTATGCAAAGTTTATTCGTTTTTCGTTGCCGTAATTGACAGGTTTTTCGAGTATTAGTTCAATGACGCAATAGCTAACAGGTAACCCCTGTGTGGTGCGAAGTGTCTCATGGCGCGATCGAGCATGCTGTAACTCAGTGCGTAACAGACGGCGGCCAGTGGCCATTTGAGCGCCAATGCCCTTGATGGAGCCCATGACGCTAGCGAAGTCAGGATAATGAAAGACATGCTGCTGAGTACGCCATTGACAGGCAAGACCTATTGACGTCGCCAGCGTGTTGAGGCGCTCTGCAGAGGGAAAGTGGCGCACTGAATCATCGTTGCGTTGCCAGGCGTGCCGTATTTCGCGCAAGGTGCCAGGGCCAAGCGTATTGATAAAGGCCATAGCGCCCGGACGTAAGGTGCGAGCGAGTTCACTGAGCCATTTTTCTGGCCTGTCGCACCACTGCACGGCAAGGCTCGAAAATACGAGGTCGAGGCTGTTGCTTGCCAGTGGTAGTTGTTCGGCATCTCCACGTAACCAGCGAACCCCGTGATGGTCAGTGATGCACTCATGCGCGGCCTTCTGCAGCATGGCCATCGACAGATCCAGTCCCAGACAGTAGACGAGGGGGTAGCGCGCGGCTAGTGCACGGGTCCAGTGCCCCGGTCCACAGCCTAGATCCAGGACTCGAGAGTAAGCTGGCAGATGTGAAGGCAATGCCTCGAATAACGTGCGTGCCATCACGTGCTGTGCTTGCGCTAGCGTGATGTAGTCGGCAGCGCCACGATCGAAGGCCTGTGCAATACGAGTGCGTGCCGGCGGCAGAAGGTTGGGGGTGGCTTGCATGTCAGTGGCTCCCATTCTTGCCGGTACCACTCTGATTGCCGCCAGCTGCCATTCGCTTCAGCAGTGCTTCTGCTATCGCCTCATGATGGCTCACGGGTAGGCAGTGGCCACCATCAAACTCTGTCACATGATGGCCCTGCTCGCGTAATACCGCGGTCAAGCCAGGCGCTAGCAGTGGATCATGCTTGCCCAGCCAGAATTCCTCCTGCTGTGAAAGCGCCATGGTCCGGCTGGCGAGTTCAGCCAGTCCTGCTGACAACACCTTTGGCGAGTGACTCGTCTGTGTGCCGATCAGTGCGCGTAATTGCTTCAGGCAACCAGGGGCATCGGTCTCGCCACTTGCCTGCCAGCGAAGAAAATGTTGCCAGCTGGCCTCGGGCGAGCGAGTGAAGGCATTGGCGAAGGTCGTCAGCGTATCGGCTGGGAGAGCCGGAAATGTCGTCTGTATGTCTGATGGTGATGACTGCACGAAGTGCGGGCCCATCGCCAATGAGATTCTCGCACCAGGTTTTTGCTCTGCTGTCAGCGAAACTGTGAGTGCTTCGGCGCGCAGAGCACCCAGTGACCATCCTAGCCACAGGCTATGTGCGCCTCCCAATTCTGACAGCAGAGCTGTATTGGTTCTGGATGCTGGGTGCGGCCAATCTGGCGTCAGAATCTCGAGTGAATGGCCGTGAGGCAGTGGCGAAGCGTGAGCATCAAGGAGAGAAGTGAGGCTCGAGATCAGCGGCTGCCAAACGCGAGCATCGACTCCCCAGCCACTGAACAGCACCAGGCGTGTCATCGCGGACATGACGTCTCTCCCGCTGATTGCTGTTCTTGTGCAAGTATCTCGGCAAGCGCTTCCAGTAGCCTATCGACATCTTCTACTTGGTGAGATGCCGAGAAAGTACAGCGTAGACGTGACGTGCCTGGCGGTACCGTTGGTGGCCGAATGGCGGATACCAGGATGCCGCGCGATCTGAGTGCTCCGCTCCATGCCAGTGCGCGCGCCTCACTCCCCAATAACAGCGGTTGAATCGGTGTGAGTGGGCTATCGATAATGTCTATACCGGCAGAGGTATCTCCGGTGAGTCCCAGGGATAGCTCTCTCCCTGTGAACAGGCGTTGACAGCCTTTGCGAAACTGCTGGACACGTGCCTGCAAGTGCGCGCGCCGTTCGGGCTCACGCTCGACGATGTCGAGTGCTGCCAGAGTGGCAGCCGCAACATGCGGTGGTTGTGCCGTAGTGTAGATATAGGGTCGGGCCAATTGAATCAGGCTTTCGATCAGCGTCTCGCTGCCTGCCACGAAAGCACCAGCGCTACCGAGAGCCTTGCCCAGCGTACCGACTACTATCGGAACCTCCGCCAACGAGGTCTCACGACTGACTAGCCCCTCGCCCTGTTCTCCCAGCACGCCGATGCCATGAGCATCATCGATCATCAGCCAGGCATCGTGTCGTTGGCACAATGCGCTTAGACGCTGAATATCGGCACAGTCGCCATCCATGCTGAAGACGCCATCGCTGATCACCAGCCGGTCATCAGCGCGTGAGCGTTCTAGCTGGCGTTCGAGATCGGCAAGGTCACGATGATGATAGCGCCGTGAACTCACCGAGGTCGTGTTCGATGACGCCAGTCGTGCACCGTCCAGCAGGCTGGCGTGATTGAGGCGGTCATGGAATAGATCAAGCGTGCGCCCAGCCGCTCGGGAAGCGCTGGCCAAGGCATCGATGACGCCAAGGTTGGCCATGAAGCCGGTGGAGAACAGTAGCGCGCGTGGTCGGCCAGTGAGAGTGGCCAGTCGGTGCTCAAGTGCGTGATGTGACCGCTGATGACCATTCACCAGGTGCGCGCTACCACTGCCGACACCGTACTCACGAGCCGCCGCGCACGCTGCTTCAATTAATGCGGGATGCGCCGCAAGGCCGAGATAGTCGTTGGCTGCGAAATTGAGCAACTCTGACGTACTGTCATCGGCAGTGACGAGCCTGATGTGCACGCCCTGGGCCGAGTCGAGTGTCAGGCGCTGACGATAACGGTCAGTCTGCCTGCGAGTAGCGAGCAGGCTATCCAGGTGCGCGAAACTTGCCTCTGAGTGTTCACTCTGGGCTGAATCAATGGCGTCCACGATGGTTCAGACCACCATGCCGCATGGTTTACGTTCGCGAGCATGTCCATTGCCCGAGGCTGGAGTCGCTTCCTGCGTGGCGTCATAGAACAGACTGCCTTCCACGTTTGTGCGGGCTTGCGCTTCCATGGCGGCCTTGAGTGCGGCTTCACGCACCTCGTCACTGGCCACTTCGTCGCGCTTTTCAGGGTGCAGGCCGAGACGATTGAACAGCTCGCGGTCACGATTGGCCTGTGGGTTACCTGTCGTCAGCAGGCGCTCACCGTAGAAGATGGAATTGGCACCGGCGAGGAAGGCCAGTGCTTGAGTAGAGTCATCCATCTGTTCACGGCCGGCAGAGAGGCGTACATGGCTCTTTGGCATCATGATGCGCGCCACGGCGATGGCACGAATGAACTCGATCGGATCGAGGTCTTCCACATTTTCCAGTGGCGTACCCGCGACTTTGACCAACATGTTGATGGGCACGGATTCCGGTTGCGGTTGCAGGTTGGCTAGCTGACGTAATAGGCCTGCGCGGTCGGTGGTAGTCTCGCCCATGCCAAGAATGCCACCAGAGCACACCTTCATTCCCGCCTCACGTACACTCGCCAGTGTATCGAGACGTTCGCTATAACTGCGCGTCGTGATGATCTCACCATAATATTCCGGCGAGGTATCCAGGTTGTGGTTGTAGTAGTCAAGACCGGCATCGGCCAGCTTCCTGGCCTGCTGAGTGTCGACCATGCCTAGCGTCATACAGGTTTCCAGCCCCAGTGCTTTCACCTGACGCACCATCTCGGTAACGACTGCCAGATCACGTTCGCGTGGGCTCTTCCAGGCTGCACCCATGCAGAAGCGGCTAGCGCCGGCATCCTTGGCTGCCTGCGCCTGTTCGACCACCTTCTGAATCTCCATCAGTTTTTCTTTACCTAACCCAGTGTTGTAGTGACCAGACTGTGGGCAGTACTTGCAATCTTCGGGGCAGGCGCCGGTCTTGATGGAGAGCAGGGTGGATATCTGTACGGCATTTACGTCGAAATATTGACGATGTACTTGTTGTGCACGGAACAGCAGGTCATTGAAGGGCAAGGCAAGTAGCGCCTCTATCTCTGCGACGCCCCAGTCGTGGCGCACCGGTACATCAGCATCTGTACTGGTAAAGGTACGGGCTGCTGTGACGGCTGCTGTATTCGCAGCTTGCGTGTTCACGCGTGAGGCTTCTACGGTCATGAGATAGAGATCCTTCTTCAGGCAGGGCGAGGGCAGCGCAGATCTCTTGATCGGTCCTGTACATTGATCAAGAGGTCAACGTTCCTTGTTATCAAAGGTTGACTGAAATGATAGAGTTTTGGCGAATCCTGTCAACGTTAAGATATTTAAAAGTTGACCAGTGGCGGCTGTCACGGCCGTGTGCCTTTTGCTCGCGCCAGCAGACGGTCGATATCATGGAGGGAAGCCAGCTCTCGAGCGATGTGCGTTCGTCTGCGATCGTGAGCCACAGTGACTGGTGTGCCGACTGCGATACGATGATTGTCCGCAATCGTCATGCCTGCCCGTGCTGTGCTGAGCCCATGGCCTCTGCGGCGCTGAGTATGTCGCCCTGTGCACGTTGCCTTCTCGCACCACCCGCCTTTCAGCACACTTTTGCGCCGTTGCGCTATGAAGGGGTGGTGGCAGGATTGTTTCAGCGCTACAAGGACCAACATCAGCGACGTGCAGGTAGATTGCTGGGACAGCTGATGCAACGTGAACTGACACCTCTGTGTGAGGCATGGTTGTCGTCGCGTTCCGACGCGTCAGTGATTCTGGTACCGGCAGACAAGCGGCGGCAGCGATTGCGGGGACATGATCCGCTGGCGGGACTATGCAAAGGGTTGGGGGGAAAGGTGCGCAAGCATCAGCAGAAGACAGTCGCAAGACTGAGAAACGATGACTGCTCTCATGATGATCAGCGGCTGCGCGGGCGACGCGGACGTCTAAGCGCGCAGCGGGGGCGTTATGACATCATCGGCCCCTTGCCCGACAGCGTCATGCTGATTGATGACGTGATGACCAGTGGTGCGACGCTTGATAGCCTGGCCCTGGCATGTCGTCAGGCCGGTGCCCGGGAGGTAGTAGCCTGTGTATTGGCCCGTACGCCGCTATCGACAGCCGTCGCGGCACTACGGAGTTAACGTTTTTTCTCGTATTGCACCCGACTTGGTGATCAATCAGGGAGAAGACTGGCGGTGAGAGGGTCTAATCTCATAGCATGCAGGGTCCGGCAGCCGTTTGCTGGTCCATGCCCGAGGAATTGCCATGCCTATTGATCCTGTTTCACCTGCTACCTCGCAATCTTCCGGCACCTCGAGTGATATTGATGCGCTATCCAATGGTAATGCCTGGCCGACATCAACCGCTCAGGATGGCCCGGTGGACAAGCGTTTCCACCCTTTTGATGCACTGGCACCTGATCGTGTGGTCGCTGCTGTCGAGTCATTAGGATTCTGGTTGCCTGGTGAGCCTTTTGCGCTCAACAGCTACGAGAATCGTGTCTACCATCTGGCCGATGACGATCGTCGACGCTGGGTGGCCAAGTTTTATCGTCCTGAGCGCTGGAGCCGTGCACAGATTCTCGAAGAGCATGCCTTTCTGGCTGAGCTTGAGGATGCGGGTGTGCCCGGGGCTCCCGCCTGGGCGAATGCGGAGGGCGAAACCCTCCATCAATACGAAGGGTTTGATTTCGCGCTGTTTCCTCATGTCGTGGGGCGTGCACCAG is part of the Cobetia sp. L2A1 genome and harbors:
- the bioB gene encoding biotin synthase BioB — encoded protein: MTVEASRVNTQAANTAAVTAARTFTSTDADVPVRHDWGVAEIEALLALPFNDLLFRAQQVHRQYFDVNAVQISTLLSIKTGACPEDCKYCPQSGHYNTGLGKEKLMEIQKVVEQAQAAKDAGASRFCMGAAWKSPRERDLAVVTEMVRQVKALGLETCMTLGMVDTQQARKLADAGLDYYNHNLDTSPEYYGEIITTRSYSERLDTLASVREAGMKVCSGGILGMGETTTDRAGLLRQLANLQPQPESVPINMLVKVAGTPLENVEDLDPIEFIRAIAVARIMMPKSHVRLSAGREQMDDSTQALAFLAGANSIFYGERLLTTGNPQANRDRELFNRLGLHPEKRDEVASDEVREAALKAAMEAQARTNVEGSLFYDATQEATPASGNGHARERKPCGMVV
- a CDS encoding ComF family protein, which gives rise to MAGLFQRYKDQHQRRAGRLLGQLMQRELTPLCEAWLSSRSDASVILVPADKRRQRLRGHDPLAGLCKGLGGKVRKHQQKTVARLRNDDCSHDDQRLRGRRGRLSAQRGRYDIIGPLPDSVMLIDDVMTSGATLDSLALACRQAGAREVVACVLARTPLSTAVAALRS